The stretch of DNA GATCCCGCCCAGCTCGTACTCGATCGGGTCCTCGATGGTGGTGATGTTCTCCTGGACGGTCTTGATCTTGTTCAGGATCCCGTATAAGGTAGTCGTTTTTCCCGAGCCGGTGGGGCCCGTGACGAGGATGATCCCCTGCGGCCGGGAGATGATCTCCTCCATCGTGGCGAGCTCGCCGGGGTTCAGCCCCATCGCCTCGAGCGGAATGGCCGCGTTGGCGGAGTCGAGGATCCGGATGACCACCTTCTCCCCGAAGTTGGCGGGCACGGTGGAGATCCGCAGATCCAGGCTTCTTCCCCCGATGCGGACGCCGATCCTGCCGTCCTGGGGAAGGCGTTTCTCGGCGATGTCCATCTTCGCCATGATCTTCACGCGGGAGATGACAGCGCCCTGGACCCATTTCGGGAGGTCCATTGTCTTATGGAGAAGACCATCGACCCGGTTTCGGATCTGGAGGGCAGTTTTCGTGGGCTCGATATGGATGTCTGATGCGCCGTGCTCCGCCGCTTCCGCGATGATCAGGTTGACCATCCGGATGACCGGCGCAGCCTCGGATTTCTTCCGCAGGTCCTCGACGTCCCGGCTGTCGCTCTCCATCTGCTCGCCGACGACCTCCACCATCCGCTCGTCGGCGATGTCCTTGACGATGGTGGTGAGAGACGATCCGAGGTGGTAGTGCTGGTCGATCGCCCAGAGGATGTCGGTGCGGGTGGCGAGGAACGGCTTGATGGTGTATCCGGAGGCGAACCGCACGTCCTCGAACGCCTCGAAGCTCAGCGGGTCCGCCATCGCGATGTGGAGTTCCTTGTGGTCGATGGAGATGGGGACGATCAGGTGCTTGCGCGCAACCTTTTCCCCAATGAGTTCGGTGGCTTGCGGCTCTACGGGGGTGTTCTGGAGGTCGATCAGCGTTATGCCGAGCTGGGAGGAGAGGGCCTGCGCGATCTCCGATTCGGAGGCGAGACCGAGGGATACGATGACTTCCCCGAGCTTCCCGCGCTTCGACCTTTGTTCCGACAAGGCTTTGGTGAGGTCCTGTTCGGATATCAGGCCGGAATCGACGAGGAACTCGCCTAGCCGCTTCTTTGCCATATCGCCCGCACTCCAACGCGCTTCGGAAGGCGCCCGGAAACATCATAAGGGGTAGAAGGCCGCGACCGCAATATCAAAGTGATACGGGGAGTTTTTATTATATCGCAAGGAACTTAATAAACGGATGACGGCGGATATCTTGTGAAACCGCGCCTGCGGCAAGGCATCGTAAGGGCAGGACGGAGCAGGGCGGAAACCGAAAGGAGTGAACCGATGAAGCCAACAGGGAGCACGAAGGAGAACCGGATGAAGTGCCCCCGTTGCGGTGGAGCCATGGTGTTCGAGCGGTTCCAGGCGACGATGGAATTGTTCTATGCGTGGCGCTGCGTGAACTGCGGCGAGATCATGGATTCGGTGGTCGCGAAGAACCGCGAGCTCGACCGGGCGCAGAAGAAGAAAGCCGTCGGCGAATAGCATCATAACCCGTTGAAACAGAATCCTGTTTGCTTGCGTTGACATTCCCGCGGCGGGTGTGTTAGTCTGCCCTCCCAAATCCTGACATCCGGGGGCCGACGGGTTGGTGCGCGAGCAACAGCTGATCACGATCCGTGTCGGGTACGCCGGGCGGAATTTCGGGATCCGCCTCGGGCGGACCGCCGTGATCTCCGTCGCGGTTGCGGCGGCTGCCGTTTTCGTCCTCCTGACCCAGGGGATCTACGACATCCGCGACAACCTGTCCAAGCTCCGGGAATTGCGGTCGCTGCGGGAACGGGTTTCCGAGCAGGAGCTCGCGCTCCACGGGCTCCACGCCAAGTTCGAGGGGCTGGTGGCGGAGGTCGACCGGTTGCGTTCCATGGATAACCGGCTGAAGTCGTTGGATATAAACAACAATCCCGTGGGCGCCGGGAGGCGCTCCGGGATCGGCGGCGGAGAGACGCCCGAGGCGTCCGCGGCCGGCCGGATCGACCTGATTCTCGACCGGGAGTTCGATCGGCTGAAGAAGGACGTGCTGGTGCAGGTGACGAACCTCGACCTGCTCGGCGAGCGGCTCGAGGCCCGGCGCACTTTCCTCGAAAGCCTCCCAAAGGGATGGCCGGTCCGGGGAGTCCTGTCCTCCACGTTCGGCGTGAGGAATTCCCCGTTCACCGGCACGCCCGTCTTCCATCACGGGCTGGACATCGTCACGGGACTCGGGACCGCGGTGTCCGCAACCGGGCCGGGCACCGTCGTGAAGAGCGCCTTCGAGGCGCTGATGGGAAACGTGATCGAGGTGGATCACGGAGCGGGGTACCGCACGGTCTACGCGCACCTTTCCTCCCGGTCGGTCGGGGAGGGAGCTTCCGTGAGCCGCGGCGACGAGCTGGGGAAGGTGGGCGCCACGGGGCGCGCCACCGGCCCGCACCTTCATTACGAGGTCCGCGTCGACGGGCTCCGGGTCAATCCCGCGCGCTTCCTGAATTAACGAATCCACCTGCAGCTCCGGCAAGGCGATAACGGGGGACTCTGCCCGATGATAGGCGATTTCCTGAAAAAGATCTTCGGCACGCACAACGAGCGGACCCTTGCGCGGATCCGCCCCGTCGTGGACAGGATCAACTCCCTGGAGGCGGAGCTGCTTCCGCTCTCCGACGACCGGCTCGCCGCGAAGATCGCGGAATACAAAGAGCGCGCCGCCAACGGCGAGACGCTCGACGACCTCCTCCCCGAAACGTTCGCCGTCGTCCGGGAGGCGGGCCGGCGCGTCCTCGACATGCGGCACTTCGACGTCCAGCTCGTCGGCGGCGTGATCCTCCACGAGGGGCGGATCGCCGAGATGCGGACCGGCGAGGGGAAGACGCTCGTCGCCACCCTGCCCATCGTGCTGAACGCGCTGACCGGGCGCGGCGTCCACCTGGTCACGGTGAACGACTACCTGGCCAAGCGCGACGCCGAGTGGATGGGAAGGCTGTACCGGTCCCTCGGGCTGTCCGTGGGCGTCATCGTCCACGGGATGGACGACGCGGAGCGGCAGGCGTCCTACCGCTCGGACGTCACCTACGGGACGAACAACGAGTTCGGCTTCGACTACCTGCGGGACAACATGAAGTTCCGCCTCGAGGACATGGTCCAGCGCGAGCTGCACTACGCGATCGTGGACGAGGTCGACTCGATCCTGATCGACGAGGCGCGGACGCCGCTGATCATCTCCGGCCCCGCGGAGGAGTCCACCGACCTGTACACCCGGGTCAACTCGGTGATCCCGTACCTGAAGAAGGACGCCGACTACAAGGTCGACGAGAAGGCGCGGCAGGTGCACCTGACCGAGGATTCGGGAATCCCGAAGCTCGAGCGGCTCCTGACCGTCGACAACCTCTACGAACCCCGCAACATCGAGATCCTCCACCACGTCAACCAGGCGCTGAAGGCGCACGTGCTCTTCCACCGGGACGTGGACTACATGGTCAAGGACGGCGAGGTGGTCATCGTCGACGAGTTCACCGGCCGCCTGATGCCCGGCCG from Thermodesulfobacteriota bacterium encodes:
- a CDS encoding M23 family metallopeptidase, whose product is MREQQLITIRVGYAGRNFGIRLGRTAVISVAVAAAAVFVLLTQGIYDIRDNLSKLRELRSLRERVSEQELALHGLHAKFEGLVAEVDRLRSMDNRLKSLDINNNPVGAGRRSGIGGGETPEASAAGRIDLILDREFDRLKKDVLVQVTNLDLLGERLEARRTFLESLPKGWPVRGVLSSTFGVRNSPFTGTPVFHHGLDIVTGLGTAVSATGPGTVVKSAFEALMGNVIEVDHGAGYRTVYAHLSSRSVGEGASVSRGDELGKVGATGRATGPHLHYEVRVDGLRVNPARFLN
- a CDS encoding ATPase, T2SS/T4P/T4SS family, which encodes MAKKRLGEFLVDSGLISEQDLTKALSEQRSKRGKLGEVIVSLGLASESEIAQALSSQLGITLIDLQNTPVEPQATELIGEKVARKHLIVPISIDHKELHIAMADPLSFEAFEDVRFASGYTIKPFLATRTDILWAIDQHYHLGSSLTTIVKDIADERMVEVVGEQMESDSRDVEDLRKKSEAAPVIRMVNLIIAEAAEHGASDIHIEPTKTALQIRNRVDGLLHKTMDLPKWVQGAVISRVKIMAKMDIAEKRLPQDGRIGVRIGGRSLDLRISTVPANFGEKVVIRILDSANAAIPLEAMGLNPGELATMEEIISRPQGIILVTGPTGSGKTTTLYGILNKIKTVQENITTIEDPIEYELGGINQVAVQEKIGLTFPSMLRALLRQDPDIIMVGEMRDGDTASIAVQAALTGHLVFSTIHTNSCVATITRLRDLEIPSYLIATTIVGIVAQRLVRTICPKCRVHKLPSEREIARLGLKPSTHVYRGEGCPACNGTGYKGRTGIYEILVFTQPIRDLIASNATENEIRQAALSRGMVTLGRNALEKVVAGITSADEVFRVVETDSDFASACPNCATPLEAEFIMCPTCGYSVVSSCPGCRKTLSQEWKFCPYCRFDLLKQERRRSFSQP